One stretch of Syntrophus gentianae DNA includes these proteins:
- the tpiA gene encoding triose-phosphate isomerase, translating into MRKALIAGNWKMNKTDPEAVALAKALVAEVGQYDSCDILLCPPFTSLKSVGEVIKGSRIKLGAQTMHWEKSGAFTGMISADMLKALGCTYVIIGHSEQRQFFGETDDTVNRRTRAVLANGLLPIVCVGEFLEQREAGKHEEIVKNQVVNGLKGLSNEEMKNVVIAYEPVWAIGTGKTASSQDADDMHACIRSTVEKTWSRDVADGLVIQYGGSVKPETIDEQMSMPNIDGALVGGAALQADSFARIVKFQAK; encoded by the coding sequence ATGAGAAAAGCCCTCATCGCAGGAAACTGGAAAATGAACAAGACCGACCCCGAAGCCGTCGCCCTCGCCAAAGCCCTGGTTGCGGAAGTCGGACAGTATGATTCGTGTGACATCCTTCTTTGCCCGCCCTTCACTTCTCTAAAGTCCGTGGGGGAGGTGATCAAGGGAAGCAGGATCAAACTCGGCGCGCAGACGATGCATTGGGAAAAGTCCGGAGCCTTCACAGGGATGATCTCCGCGGACATGCTCAAGGCGCTGGGCTGCACGTATGTGATTATCGGACATTCGGAACAGCGGCAGTTCTTCGGGGAGACGGACGATACCGTCAACAGGAGGACCAGGGCCGTCCTGGCGAACGGCCTTCTCCCGATCGTCTGTGTCGGGGAATTCCTTGAACAGCGTGAGGCCGGAAAACACGAAGAGATCGTTAAAAACCAGGTTGTCAATGGGTTGAAGGGTCTGTCCAATGAAGAGATGAAAAACGTCGTGATTGCCTATGAGCCCGTCTGGGCAATCGGCACGGGAAAGACGGCCTCATCGCAGGATGCCGATGACATGCACGCCTGCATCCGTTCCACCGTTGAAAAGACCTGGAGCAGGGATGTGGCGGACGGCCTGGTCATTCAGTATGGCGGCAGCGTAAAGCCGGAAACGATCGATGAGCAGATGTCCATGCCCAACATCGACGGGGCCCTTGTTGGCGGGGCGGCACTGCAGGCCGATTCCTTCGCCCGCATCGTCAAGTTCCAGGCGAAGTAG